The following coding sequences are from one Desulfosporosinus orientis DSM 765 window:
- a CDS encoding methyl-accepting chemotaxis protein, with protein MTKIKYRIIMLLVMTALIMGSILGGYNIYSVIQTEKTNVAEYRDTLYEQFDRTVKLEVQTAYSLVEDIYNSQQKGELTPEEAKKKAADLVRNLRFDNGNYFWIDTTEGVNVVLLGRETAEGKSRYDAKDSDGELFVQDFIKKGSQEGGGYSDYKFAKPNETEALPKRSYTLLFQPYNWVIGTGNWVDDIDKHVYAKQMEFQQKAKMNIIYIVASILAALGIALVIGIALSKRISHQIMVIANNAEEIAKGNLRIDSLIDSLNTNTKDELGQLGHAFKTMTENLINLVQQVASSSRQVAASSQQLSIGAEQSAQASYQVATAITEVSLGAEKQLNAVDETSASVEQMSAGIQHMLENAKIVVKSSEKTALSASEGSNAINKTIEQMVNIEQTVTGSANMVMNLGERSKEIGQIVDTISGIAAQTNLLALNAAIEAARAGEQGKGFAVVADEVRKLAEQSQDASKQIAALISGIQQDTQKAVLSINEGTHQVKLGTEVAETAGHAFSDITALVNQVSSQIGEISVEIQQMAVGSEKIVSSINNIYETSRGITSQTQTVSAATEEQSASVQEISSSSQVLAKMAEELQETLKKFNI; from the coding sequence ATGACCAAAATCAAATATCGCATTATTATGCTATTAGTAATGACAGCACTAATTATGGGCTCGATTCTCGGAGGATATAATATTTATAGTGTCATCCAAACTGAAAAAACGAATGTAGCTGAGTATCGAGATACGTTGTACGAACAATTTGACAGAACTGTAAAACTAGAGGTACAGACTGCTTACAGTTTAGTTGAAGATATTTACAATAGTCAGCAAAAAGGGGAATTAACTCCAGAAGAAGCAAAGAAAAAAGCCGCTGATTTAGTCCGGAACTTGCGTTTTGATAATGGCAATTACTTTTGGATTGATACAACTGAAGGGGTTAATGTCGTCCTGCTTGGACGGGAGACAGCCGAAGGGAAATCACGTTATGACGCTAAAGACAGCGACGGAGAACTCTTTGTCCAGGACTTTATTAAAAAGGGTTCTCAAGAAGGCGGCGGCTATTCGGATTATAAATTTGCCAAGCCCAATGAAACTGAAGCTTTGCCAAAGAGGAGTTATACTTTGTTATTTCAGCCCTATAACTGGGTAATTGGTACCGGAAACTGGGTCGATGATATTGATAAGCATGTTTACGCCAAACAAATGGAATTTCAACAGAAAGCTAAGATGAATATAATTTATATCGTGGCATCCATCTTAGCAGCTTTAGGAATAGCACTAGTAATAGGTATAGCCTTAAGTAAGAGAATCTCTCATCAGATTATGGTAATAGCAAATAATGCTGAAGAAATTGCCAAGGGTAATCTTAGAATTGATAGCCTTATTGATAGTCTTAATACGAACACTAAGGATGAACTTGGCCAACTGGGCCATGCCTTTAAAACTATGACCGAAAATCTAATTAATCTGGTGCAACAAGTGGCTTCCTCTTCAAGACAAGTTGCTGCCTCCTCTCAACAATTGAGCATAGGCGCAGAACAATCGGCTCAGGCATCATATCAAGTTGCAACAGCCATAACTGAAGTATCTCTGGGGGCAGAGAAACAGCTGAATGCTGTTGATGAAACTTCGGCCAGTGTGGAGCAGATGTCGGCAGGAATTCAACATATGCTGGAGAATGCTAAGATTGTAGTTAAGTCCTCAGAAAAAACAGCTTTATCGGCTTCAGAAGGCAGTAATGCTATTAACAAGACTATTGAACAAATGGTTAATATTGAACAAACGGTAACGGGTTCAGCGAACATGGTGATGAATCTGGGTGAGCGTTCCAAGGAGATTGGTCAAATTGTCGATACCATTTCCGGTATTGCAGCACAAACAAACCTGCTTGCTTTAAATGCCGCTATTGAAGCTGCTCGAGCAGGAGAGCAAGGTAAAGGTTTTGCAGTTGTAGCGGATGAAGTGCGCAAATTAGCGGAACAATCTCAAGATGCTTCTAAGCAAATCGCCGCCTTGATCAGCGGGATTCAACAAGATACACAAAAAGCGGTATTGTCCATTAATGAGGGTACTCATCAAGTTAAATTGGGGACAGAAGTGGCTGAAACTGCCGGGCATGCCTTTAGTGATATTACAGCCTTGGTTAATCAGGTTTCCTCCCAAATTGGGGAAATCTCGGTGGAGATCCAACAAATGGCCGTGGGCAGTGAAAAAATTGTTTCGTCCATTAATAATATTTATGAAACAAGCCGAGGTATAACCAGCCAGACTCAAACGGTATCTGCTGCAACAGAAGAACAATCAGCTTCAGTACAGGAAATTTCTTCATCCAGTCAAGTCTTGGCAAAGATGGCTGAAGAGTTACAAGAAACCCTTAAGAAATTTAATATTTAA
- the istA gene encoding IS21 family transposase, whose product MVQSEEFFMIRDLKSKGMNITQIARELDLDRKTVTKWLKSDQLPAYRKKVQRESKLENHKAYIIERMNEGCVNAMVLFDEIKAMGYQGRLTILRDFMKPYREQVRGKASMRFETPPGKQAQVDWGEFKLLKDDGTFVKVHAFIMIMGHSRKQYVEFTENERIDTLIGCHERAFAFFNGVPETILYDNMKTVVKHSHQTGTNQWNNQFLSFARHQDFSPVRCRPYRPRTKGKVENGVKYLRRNFWPRIKTISSLADLNEAVKFWLDTVCNVRLHQTTREIPAEAFIRETLKPVNPEAFLLYDIQYRKVMNDCTISYKANFYSVPYRFVGKRVRIRDLNNGHLEIYDENGICIASHVKLSGKHHFQRNKKHFEGLTTWSQKKVAATAPILSHKQPPKVYQRPLKVYESLINEVTQ is encoded by the coding sequence ATGGTACAAAGTGAGGAATTTTTTATGATCAGAGACTTAAAAAGCAAAGGAATGAATATTACTCAGATTGCACGAGAATTAGACTTAGACCGAAAAACGGTCACTAAATGGCTTAAAAGTGATCAACTCCCGGCCTATCGTAAGAAAGTACAACGTGAAAGTAAGCTGGAGAATCACAAAGCCTACATCATCGAGAGAATGAACGAAGGATGCGTCAATGCCATGGTCTTATTTGATGAAATCAAAGCCATGGGCTACCAGGGCCGGCTAACCATTCTCAGGGATTTTATGAAACCCTATCGTGAGCAAGTAAGAGGTAAAGCCTCCATGCGCTTTGAGACTCCACCAGGCAAGCAAGCTCAAGTTGACTGGGGAGAATTCAAGCTTCTGAAAGACGATGGAACTTTCGTCAAGGTTCATGCCTTCATCATGATCATGGGACACTCCCGGAAACAATATGTTGAGTTTACTGAGAACGAGCGCATTGACACACTTATCGGTTGTCATGAACGAGCCTTTGCCTTCTTTAACGGGGTACCGGAAACCATCCTGTATGACAACATGAAAACCGTCGTCAAACATAGCCATCAAACTGGCACTAATCAGTGGAATAACCAATTTTTAAGCTTTGCCCGGCATCAAGATTTCAGTCCAGTGCGCTGCCGTCCCTATCGTCCCCGCACCAAAGGCAAGGTAGAAAACGGTGTTAAGTATCTGCGCAGGAACTTTTGGCCAAGAATTAAGACAATATCCAGTCTGGCTGATTTAAATGAAGCCGTAAAGTTCTGGTTGGATACGGTCTGCAATGTCCGGCTGCATCAGACAACCCGTGAAATCCCAGCAGAAGCATTCATACGAGAAACGTTAAAACCTGTCAATCCAGAAGCATTCCTGCTTTATGATATACAATACCGCAAAGTCATGAACGATTGTACCATCAGTTACAAAGCGAATTTCTACTCGGTTCCTTACCGTTTCGTGGGAAAGCGGGTTAGAATTCGAGATTTAAACAACGGACATCTGGAGATCTATGATGAAAACGGCATCTGCATTGCATCCCACGTGAAGCTTTCAGGCAAACACCACTTCCAGCGCAATAAAAAACACTTTGAGGGTTTAACAACATGGTCTCAGAAGAAAGTTGCCGCCACAGCACCCATTCTAAGCCACAAACAACCACCCAAAGTGTATCAAAGACCCCTTAAGGTCTATGAATCGCTGATCAACGAGGTGACACAATGA
- the istB gene encoding IS21-like element helper ATPase IstB has protein sequence MIQERLNQACEILGLIHMNAVYDHHAEEASKGSISYLEFLDKLLWAEIEAKRDRAAKANMKLAKLPYVKTLEQFDFDFQPSANARKINELKTLGFVARAENVVFLGPPGVGKTHLAVGLAVEAIKNGYTAYFLSAHELIAMIKENIISGRIHRKIKTLCKPGILIIDEVGYAGMDDETAHYFFQIISSRYEKGSIILTSNKSYGEWGDVFGDNIVATAILDRLLHHSTTINIKGDSYRVKEKKKAGFYDPSKLEFTPTD, from the coding sequence ATGATTCAGGAACGTTTAAATCAGGCTTGTGAAATTCTCGGCCTGATCCATATGAACGCTGTGTATGACCACCACGCAGAAGAAGCTTCTAAAGGTAGTATATCTTATCTAGAATTTCTGGACAAGTTGTTATGGGCTGAGATTGAAGCTAAGCGCGACCGGGCTGCCAAGGCTAACATGAAACTGGCGAAACTTCCCTATGTGAAAACACTGGAACAATTCGACTTTGATTTTCAGCCTAGTGCTAACGCTCGAAAGATCAATGAACTGAAAACCCTAGGCTTTGTAGCCCGCGCTGAAAATGTAGTATTCCTCGGGCCGCCAGGTGTAGGCAAAACCCATCTGGCGGTAGGCCTTGCGGTTGAAGCGATTAAAAACGGTTATACGGCTTACTTTCTAAGCGCCCATGAGCTGATTGCAATGATTAAGGAGAACATCATCTCCGGGCGGATTCACCGCAAGATTAAAACTCTATGTAAACCCGGCATCTTGATCATCGATGAAGTTGGGTATGCAGGAATGGATGATGAAACGGCGCATTATTTCTTTCAGATCATCTCTAGCCGTTACGAAAAGGGATCGATTATCCTAACTTCGAATAAATCATACGGAGAATGGGGAGATGTATTTGGTGATAATATCGTCGCAACGGCGATTCTTGACCGCCTATTACACCACTCTACGACCATTAATATTAAGGGAGATAGCTACAGGGTGAAAGAAAAGAAAAAAGCAGGTTTTTATGATCCCAGTAAATTGGAGTTCACTCCGACCGACTAG
- a CDS encoding cell wall-binding repeat-containing protein: MALDGWKQSNFAILAYGGNFPDALTAAPLAKKYNAPILLTETNSIPTDTLNVIQQLKVSEIFIIGGTGVISSSVENQLTSLGVNTTRLSGQDRYETSISVAYQLENVSEITVVTGEDFADALSISPIAAKRNMPIILVPHNVIPNNVKKYIKCHAISKTYVIGVGSSLDESLVSELPNVEQINGQDKYQRNLAVIDKFKSEMDLNAIYLTTGETFADGLSGSALASANCNPLLLVGENSISQKSFLDNNSIINYNIVVLGGVTEMAIIGSTNVDYEEKKISDAININSDDITKIVFYDGRGWKKQTINN, from the coding sequence ATTGCATTAGATGGCTGGAAACAATCAAATTTTGCCATACTCGCTTATGGCGGAAATTTCCCGGATGCTTTAACTGCAGCTCCTTTAGCTAAGAAATATAATGCACCTATACTTTTGACTGAGACCAATTCTATACCAACCGATACTTTAAACGTAATACAACAATTGAAGGTTTCTGAAATTTTTATTATCGGTGGGACTGGAGTGATTTCATCGTCTGTAGAAAATCAATTGACTTCATTAGGGGTTAATACTACTAGATTAAGTGGACAAGATAGATATGAAACTAGTATAAGCGTTGCTTATCAACTAGAAAATGTTAGTGAAATTACAGTTGTAACAGGAGAAGATTTTGCTGATGCTTTGTCTATATCTCCTATAGCCGCAAAAAGAAATATGCCTATTATATTAGTTCCGCACAATGTAATACCAAATAATGTCAAAAAATATATAAAATGTCATGCAATATCTAAAACCTATGTTATTGGTGTGGGTTCCTCATTAGACGAATCTTTGGTAAGTGAGCTGCCTAATGTTGAACAAATAAATGGACAAGATAAATATCAGAGAAACCTAGCTGTTATTGATAAATTTAAAAGTGAAATGGATCTAAATGCTATCTACTTAACTACAGGTGAAACTTTTGCTGATGGACTTTCAGGCTCTGCTTTAGCAAGTGCAAATTGTAATCCGCTGCTTTTAGTTGGAGAAAATTCAATATCACAAAAATCTTTTTTAGATAATAATTCAATTATTAATTATAATATTGTAGTACTTGGCGGCGTAACAGAAATGGCTATTATCGGTTCTACTAATGTTGATTACGAAGAAAAAAAGATAAGTGATGCTATTAATATAAACTCTGATGATATAACGAAAATAGTATTTTATGACGGCAGGGGGTGGAAGAAACAAACCATTAACAATTGA
- the istA gene encoding IS21 family transposase — translation MKGFKMYKQIQQLKEIGFTRSRAAKQLNINRETVTRYWNMTADEFAKQLYSINRELLLSKYEEIIISWLKQYPTMTAAQVCDWLKEHYKEDIKERTVSRYVKGLREEYNLKKSNHPRDYEAVEELPMGQQLQVDFGEKWMQSIDGQRVKIRFAAFVLAHARYKWAFFQTRPFTTSDLVSSCHQCFRYIGGMPLEMVFDQDSIVSVSENYGDIIHTFEFEKFRQECNLKVYLCRAADPESKGKIENVVKFIKYNFLENRLFADEEVLNSSFLKWLDRTGNAKIHGTTKKIPAKVFEDEREHLRPLLDIRLNGDVTICRNVRKDNTIVYDSNRYSLPLGTYNNQKEVSIEAKNEKLTIMTVFGEFICEHPISTGRGQLIKSTSHSRDITDSMDKAQTTVDKLLLFKATDFLQTIRTEKARYARDQFRLLQTLCDKYGIDDVLNAIKYCEVSKLFGITYVKDFLEHSAKPKQVIVLNAIPVSNNKYHVTTEKRSLDVYAKAGGNHE, via the coding sequence ATGAAAGGATTTAAGATGTATAAACAGATACAGCAACTTAAAGAGATTGGATTCACTCGATCTCGGGCTGCCAAGCAGCTGAACATAAATCGGGAAACCGTAACAAGATATTGGAACATGACAGCGGATGAATTCGCCAAACAGCTGTATAGCATTAACCGAGAACTGCTACTTTCAAAATATGAGGAAATTATCATCAGCTGGTTGAAACAATACCCAACAATGACAGCCGCACAAGTATGCGATTGGCTCAAGGAGCATTACAAAGAGGATATCAAGGAACGAACGGTCAGCCGTTATGTCAAAGGGTTACGAGAGGAATATAATCTTAAAAAATCCAATCATCCCAGAGATTATGAGGCTGTAGAAGAGCTCCCAATGGGGCAGCAGTTACAGGTGGACTTTGGTGAAAAGTGGATGCAATCCATTGATGGGCAGCGTGTAAAGATTCGCTTTGCAGCCTTTGTACTCGCTCATGCACGTTACAAATGGGCATTCTTTCAAACTCGGCCATTCACAACAAGCGATCTGGTTTCAAGCTGTCATCAGTGCTTTAGATATATAGGTGGGATGCCGCTAGAAATGGTATTTGATCAGGATAGTATCGTCAGCGTTTCAGAAAACTATGGAGATATTATTCATACCTTTGAGTTTGAGAAGTTCCGGCAAGAATGCAATTTAAAAGTATACCTCTGCCGCGCAGCTGATCCGGAAAGCAAAGGTAAGATCGAGAATGTGGTTAAATTCATCAAGTATAATTTCCTTGAAAACAGACTTTTTGCTGATGAGGAAGTTCTCAACAGTTCGTTCCTAAAATGGTTGGATAGAACCGGTAATGCGAAAATTCACGGCACTACCAAAAAGATACCAGCCAAGGTGTTTGAAGATGAACGTGAACACCTAAGACCTCTGCTGGACATCCGATTAAATGGTGATGTAACCATCTGCAGAAATGTTCGGAAAGATAACACGATCGTCTACGACAGCAATCGGTACTCTTTACCTCTCGGTACATACAACAACCAAAAAGAGGTCAGCATTGAAGCGAAGAATGAAAAATTGACGATTATGACCGTATTCGGTGAATTTATCTGTGAACATCCCATCTCAACCGGCAGAGGTCAATTAATTAAGAGCACCAGTCATTCCAGAGATATTACAGACTCGATGGATAAAGCTCAAACTACTGTTGATAAGCTGTTATTATTCAAGGCAACCGATTTTCTGCAGACAATTCGAACAGAAAAAGCACGCTATGCCCGTGATCAGTTCCGGTTGCTGCAAACATTATGCGATAAATATGGAATTGATGACGTACTAAATGCCATCAAATATTGTGAGGTGAGCAAACTCTTCGGAATAACGTATGTAAAGGATTTTTTAGAGCACAGTGCTAAACCAAAACAAGTAATCGTCCTGAATGCTATTCCGGTTAGCAACAACAAGTACCATGTAACTACAGAGAAACGCTCTTTGGATGTGTATGCAAAGGCAGGTGGCAACCATGAATGA
- a CDS encoding Abi family protein, which yields MSRVKSTDSLMKYLRDHHNITISGSIHKRKLRNIGYYHGFKGYRFINRPNNRIVYTNFNEVLAINTFDMQLKSLFYPQIMFIETALKNYVLETILIHSKTDSFNIIYDTLLTDYKTHTIGSPKYKNALNKRLKLRNQFYNVLTREFSNDKQIVQHFYHKDEPVPIWAVFEVISLGEFGNFVSCSDTCIKRDISLALGLNQAFDSNGKLTQNIIYLIKDLRNSIAHNDVIFDTRFKSFNPNNSLLRWLSFDTNIQNITFQTIVDYLILIIYLQKNLKTSKTDLTKIVNRFELLINQFRSQIPINIYTRIVHTNTRGKLNSLKAFIKI from the coding sequence ATGTCGAGGGTAAAAAGTACCGACTCTTTAATGAAATATCTAAGGGATCATCATAATATAACTATTTCTGGTAGTATCCATAAGAGGAAGTTAAGAAACATAGGTTATTATCATGGATTTAAAGGATATCGTTTTATTAATAGACCTAATAATAGAATCGTTTATACTAATTTCAATGAAGTTCTTGCGATAAATACATTCGATATGCAATTAAAATCACTATTTTACCCACAAATAATGTTTATAGAAACTGCGTTAAAAAATTACGTACTAGAAACTATTTTGATTCATAGTAAGACAGATAGTTTTAACATAATCTATGATACATTATTAACAGATTATAAGACACATACTATTGGTTCTCCTAAATACAAGAATGCCCTGAATAAAAGGCTCAAGCTGCGAAATCAATTTTATAATGTACTTACCCGTGAATTCTCTAATGATAAGCAAATTGTACAACATTTTTATCATAAAGATGAACCAGTACCAATCTGGGCAGTGTTTGAAGTTATCAGTTTGGGCGAATTCGGAAACTTCGTATCATGCAGTGATACTTGTATCAAGAGAGATATATCGCTGGCACTTGGCCTCAATCAGGCATTTGACTCTAATGGTAAGTTAACCCAAAATATAATATATCTTATAAAAGATCTGAGGAATTCTATCGCTCATAATGATGTTATTTTTGATACGCGATTTAAATCATTTAATCCAAATAATAGCTTGCTTAGATGGCTGTCATTTGATACGAATATCCAAAACATAACATTTCAGACCATAGTAGATTATTTAATCTTGATTATATACCTTCAGAAAAACTTGAAGACATCTAAGACAGACTTGACCAAGATCGTCAATAGATTTGAATTGCTCATTAACCAATTTAGAAGTCAAATACCCATCAACATATATACGAGAATTGTCCATACAAATACTAGGGGTAAGTTGAATTCGCTAAAGGCATTCATAAAGATATAA
- a CDS encoding PhoH family protein: protein MPLPENNLLFGFAPRLTEEQREYVDAIFDYQLVMVNAKAGTGKTTLAVACAKLFKQPLTYIFNPVQESAMGFRPGTQSEKESIYHQPLIDALLEINENPAQCVYNEEALVNEAIRRKVSMKRVMDSIWCYPKTPLFLRGTNLKDMTIIIDECQNFTVQELRKIFTRVHDSCKVICIGHSGQIDIPAAKSGFVPYMEHFRGQPYCKILTLTKNFRGELANWADSFQG, encoded by the coding sequence GTGCCATTGCCTGAGAATAACTTGTTATTTGGATTTGCGCCAAGATTGACGGAAGAGCAACGTGAATATGTTGATGCAATATTTGATTATCAATTAGTTATGGTTAATGCCAAAGCTGGAACTGGAAAAACAACGTTAGCGGTTGCCTGTGCTAAGCTTTTTAAGCAGCCACTAACCTATATCTTCAATCCGGTTCAGGAATCGGCCATGGGCTTTAGGCCCGGTACTCAGTCTGAGAAGGAAAGCATTTATCATCAGCCCTTGATTGATGCTTTGTTAGAGATCAATGAGAATCCTGCCCAGTGCGTGTATAATGAAGAAGCTTTGGTCAATGAAGCCATACGCCGGAAAGTCAGTATGAAGCGTGTCATGGACAGCATTTGGTGCTATCCAAAAACACCGCTGTTTCTTAGAGGAACTAATCTGAAGGATATGACCATCATTATTGATGAATGTCAAAACTTTACGGTTCAGGAATTAAGAAAAATATTCACGCGAGTTCACGACTCCTGCAAGGTCATATGTATCGGACATTCGGGGCAGATTGACATTCCGGCTGCGAAAAGCGGCTTTGTGCCTTATATGGAACATTTTAGGGGACAACCTTACTGCAAGATTCTAACGCTGACGAAGAACTTTCGCGGTGAGCTTGCTAACTGGGCAGACTCTTTTCAAGGTTGA
- the istB gene encoding IS21-like element helper ATPase IstB, which translates to MNERIERVNALVSGLHLVPVDLENLYAKKNNLTPLESVEVFLSEQQRLRTEKQNLIRRRRANLPAEKTLETFDFGFQRSVSKEQMLRLSDMTWVEQAFNICFLGPPGIGKTHLALSLAVQALNLGYAVAFTTLDELIITLKTSQISTASKRRIKILNSAALVIIDEVGFMPLSTIEANLFFGFVSSMSEKTSLIITSNKGFDEWVDFLGDATITTAILDRLIHHCEILNMTGNSYRLQHRKTITQK; encoded by the coding sequence ATGAATGAACGGATTGAACGTGTCAATGCATTAGTATCGGGACTGCATTTGGTCCCTGTTGATTTAGAAAACCTATATGCTAAAAAGAATAATCTCACGCCTCTCGAAAGCGTTGAGGTTTTCCTTTCAGAGCAACAACGTCTTCGGACCGAAAAGCAAAATCTAATTCGCAGAAGAAGAGCAAATCTACCCGCCGAAAAAACCCTGGAAACCTTCGACTTCGGATTCCAACGCAGCGTATCTAAGGAACAGATGCTAAGATTGTCCGATATGACTTGGGTTGAGCAAGCGTTCAACATTTGTTTTCTGGGCCCCCCTGGTATCGGAAAAACGCATTTGGCTTTATCCTTAGCGGTCCAGGCTTTAAACCTAGGTTATGCCGTAGCTTTTACGACCTTGGATGAACTCATAATTACACTAAAAACCTCGCAAATCTCGACCGCCAGTAAGAGACGAATAAAAATACTCAACTCGGCAGCACTGGTTATTATTGATGAAGTTGGCTTCATGCCACTTTCTACAATAGAAGCCAACCTATTCTTCGGTTTCGTGTCCTCAATGTCCGAGAAAACATCACTGATTATTACCTCAAACAAAGGATTCGATGAATGGGTTGACTTTTTAGGGGATGCAACAATTACAACTGCGATTTTAGACCGTCTTATCCACCACTGCGAGATTTTAAATATGACGGGCAACAGCTACAGACTCCAACATAGGAAGACTATAACCCAGAAATAA
- a CDS encoding tyrosine-type recombinase/integrase codes for MAKSCWFYLTAYKPLPIENIDCLSVLDYVNLHDDFVKQKRVEGLSQRTLQDYKKHMDYFKKWLEEEQRLLGGRWLDKVLFQEYSAHMIPHGYAPNTINIRIRTFKTYLNWLRSEGYMTEDLASKVKYVKVPKDAIKPLSSKEIKRMLNLVLKGHRQISR; via the coding sequence GTGGCGAAAAGTTGCTGGTTTTACTTGACTGCTTACAAGCCGTTACCCATCGAAAACATCGATTGTTTATCGGTATTGGATTATGTTAATTTACACGATGATTTCGTCAAACAAAAACGCGTTGAAGGTTTGTCACAGAGGACTTTGCAGGATTACAAGAAGCATATGGATTACTTCAAAAAGTGGCTTGAAGAGGAACAACGGCTATTAGGAGGTCGTTGGCTCGATAAGGTATTATTTCAGGAGTATTCTGCCCACATGATTCCCCATGGTTACGCTCCAAACACTATTAATATTAGGATTAGAACTTTCAAAACATATCTTAATTGGTTACGTTCCGAGGGTTATATGACCGAGGACTTGGCAAGCAAAGTAAAGTATGTCAAGGTACCTAAAGACGCCATTAAACCTTTGTCCTCAAAAGAAATAAAACGAATGCTAAATCTTGTACTCAAAGGTCATAGACAGATAAGTAGATAA
- a CDS encoding 3'-5' exonuclease, with amino-acid sequence MFTTDKMLLVDLETQSFPVETGIYEVACLVVENYEIVDKLYLGKEIPGYKGDKRYGFGFYDISEDAQYISIFKEFINKHPYPIVAHNCPFDRKFLVYYKWIEENYPTYCSMRAIRMADGSLGSYALNNLVKHYNVADEVLHTAMSDIENVYKILKIVKPQTWLPVGTQLKDRCHPKTAKPRTLEEIDLKINTTNLLDGEFICFTGKSDFPRNIMQEIAIKNSAAITQNITKKTTITRCRGGCRKQTR; translated from the coding sequence GTGTTTACAACGGATAAGATGCTTTTAGTAGACTTGGAAACTCAAAGCTTCCCTGTTGAAACAGGCATTTATGAAGTGGCTTGTTTGGTAGTAGAAAACTATGAGATTGTAGACAAACTTTATTTAGGGAAGGAAATACCTGGATACAAAGGCGATAAGCGATATGGCTTTGGGTTTTATGACATCAGCGAAGATGCACAATACATTAGCATATTTAAGGAATTTATTAACAAGCACCCCTATCCTATAGTTGCACATAATTGTCCATTTGACAGGAAGTTTCTTGTCTACTATAAATGGATCGAAGAAAACTACCCTACTTACTGTTCTATGAGGGCTATAAGAATGGCTGACGGTAGCCTTGGAAGTTATGCACTAAATAATCTAGTTAAGCATTACAACGTTGCTGACGAAGTACTGCATACAGCCATGTCAGATATTGAAAATGTTTACAAGATACTAAAGATTGTAAAACCCCAAACATGGCTTCCAGTAGGCACTCAATTAAAGGATAGGTGCCATCCAAAGACTGCAAAGCCAAGAACATTAGAGGAAATAGACTTAAAAATTAACACTACAAATTTGCTTGATGGCGAGTTTATTTGTTTTACAGGCAAGAGTGACTTTCCTCGAAACATTATGCAAGAAATAGCCATTAAAAATAGTGCTGCAATTACACAAAACATAACGAAGAAAACTACCATTACTCGTTGTAGGGGTGGATGCCGGAAGCAAACTAGATAA